From a region of the Synechococcus sp. PCC 7502 genome:
- the rdgB gene encoding RdgB/HAM1 family non-canonical purine NTP pyrophosphatase yields the protein MLKTLIIASSNAGKAAELQEHLNKFSDQLDSESTFDLRFDLRLKPQNIEVEETATTFLANAHLKASQVAIATRSWSIADDSGLEVMALNGAPGIFSARYANSDSERIKRLLTDMEHQPNRLAQFVCAIAIADPNGDIKAEAVGICAGEIIDAPRGHSGFGYDPIFYVPEYQLTFAEMPPELKAQISHRAKAMEILKPQILQLFSRL from the coding sequence ATGCTCAAAACACTAATTATTGCCAGTAGTAATGCGGGAAAAGCAGCCGAATTGCAGGAGCATTTAAATAAATTTTCCGATCAGCTTGATAGTGAATCTACATTTGATTTGAGATTTGATCTTAGGCTTAAGCCCCAAAATATTGAGGTAGAGGAAACTGCAACTACATTCCTTGCTAATGCTCACCTCAAGGCATCTCAAGTGGCGATCGCTACTCGGTCATGGTCTATTGCCGATGATTCGGGTTTAGAAGTAATGGCACTCAACGGCGCACCAGGGATATTTTCGGCAAGGTATGCTAATTCTGATTCTGAAAGGATTAAACGACTTCTAACCGATATGGAACATCAACCTAATCGGCTGGCACAATTTGTCTGTGCGATCGCCATTGCTGATCCCAATGGAGACATTAAAGCTGAGGCGGTGGGAATTTGTGCGGGTGAAATTATCGATGCGCCCCGTGGTCATAGTGGCTTTGGCTATGATCCTATATTTTATGTGCCTGAATATCAGCTAACCTTTGCGGAGATGCCCCCAGAGTTAAAAGCTCAAATTAGTCACCGAGCCAAGGCAATGGAGATTCTCAAGCCTCAAATTTTACAATTATTTTCGAGATTGTAG
- a CDS encoding DUF3288 family protein encodes MADPKPKEQKDQQHPLYRGDRTLVNDLMRVEAPTERNLADLARLCIRYRGFPGARDIQTDLLKVLQKWQFSEPELFAQTRKIHAESKVYGSTKDGRDDWA; translated from the coding sequence ATGGCAGACCCCAAACCCAAAGAACAAAAAGATCAACAGCATCCTCTATATCGGGGCGATCGCACATTGGTAAATGATTTAATGCGGGTGGAGGCACCAACTGAGCGCAACCTCGCTGATCTTGCCCGACTGTGTATCAGGTATAGAGGATTTCCGGGGGCAAGGGATATTCAAACAGACTTGCTCAAGGTTTTACAAAAGTGGCAATTTTCGGAACCAGAATTATTTGCTCAAACTCGTAAAATCCATGCTGAATCAAAAGTCTATGGTTCGACCAAAGATGGTAGAGATGATTGGGCTTAA
- a CDS encoding pseudouridine synthase: protein MTYRYLLFNKPYGVLSQFTDSNSDRPTLKDYINVPSVYAVGRLDQDSEGLLLLTNNGAVQHQLSDPKFDHPKTYWVQVEGIPTPEAIAQLQQGVAIQTYKTRPAQVKFLPESLNIPPRQPPIRFRAAIPTIWLEITLTEGKNRQVRRMTAAVGFPTLRLIRVAIAQLTINSPEVGELEVGQWRDLTPLELKSILGSVHKPIQPNQARRKNTHNY, encoded by the coding sequence ATGACCTATCGCTACTTGTTATTTAATAAGCCCTACGGTGTTTTAAGCCAATTTACTGATTCCAATAGCGATCGCCCCACCCTTAAGGACTATATTAATGTGCCATCGGTCTATGCCGTAGGAAGGCTTGATCAAGATAGTGAGGGATTATTACTATTAACAAACAATGGGGCAGTACAGCATCAATTAAGTGATCCTAAGTTTGATCATCCTAAAACCTATTGGGTTCAAGTCGAAGGGATTCCCACTCCAGAGGCGATCGCTCAACTACAACAGGGAGTGGCTATTCAAACCTATAAAACTCGACCCGCCCAAGTTAAATTTTTACCCGAATCCCTAAATATTCCCCCCCGCCAGCCACCCATTCGTTTCCGTGCTGCCATTCCTACTATATGGCTAGAAATCACCTTAACAGAAGGAAAAAATCGCCAAGTTCGTCGTATGACCGCTGCCGTAGGATTTCCCACTTTAAGACTAATTCGAGTAGCGATCGCTCAACTTACCATCAATAGTCCAGAAGTTGGAGAGTTAGAGGTTGGTCAATGGCGAGATTTAACCCCATTAGAGCTAAAGAGTATTTTAGGTTCTGTTCACAAACCAATACAACCAAATCAAGCTAGAAGAAAAAACACGCATAATTACTAA
- a CDS encoding SpoIIE family protein phosphatase, with translation MNNLKYPQKFLVISLIFSLPMVLMLYLLVTEINSRVEFARKEIIGNQYLRSLNQVWKYTLQGKVAIQDKDSNFNQSQIAESLKNLESVNQSLESKLQTTEIYRELTDVTKTLSKIDNSQNAFIYQIQINTIKKLRSQVGDTSNLILDPDLDTYYLMDTTLLRLPAIQQILTEIEFITRETSNRGFLTASEESRLNQLSALLKEQSQTLNTNLNNSFKNNPANNLSPKLGADLGKLLDNFKQISQDLDQAVAKNKTLSFTGIDIIKNSNQESFKFADKTLDQLDILLNYRINSFIHKQILISLFVVTILLVVAYLFVGFYQSVMQTVRCLDVAAKRMTNGNAGNLETISLDTKDELGTVVEAFNRIAVALVEAINSARSSEVKYRSIFENAIEGIFQTSPQGEYVSVNPSLVKMYGYDSADELISTCTNVEHQLYVDPHRRQDFVNLMAKNNQVIKFESEIYRKDRSTIWISEDARAVKNEQGELLYYEGSVRDISDRKAAEKSLQKANLSIILLNEQLKAENMRMSAELSISRRLQQMILPRDEELKQIKELDISGYMEPATEVGGDYYDILVEDGGKIKIGIGDVTGHGLESSVLMIMVQTAVRTLLVNNETDPIRFLNTLNRTIYDNAQRMESGKNLTLSLIDYECGKFTISGQHEEMIIVRATGEVERIDTIDLGFPIGLEPHIGDFINKTEVELNENDVVVLYTDGVTEAEDMEKEQYGIDRLCTVVLEHSHLSANDIRQAVIDNLRSHIGEQQVFDDITLLVIKQK, from the coding sequence ATGAATAATCTTAAATATCCTCAGAAGTTTTTGGTAATTAGTCTGATTTTTTCACTGCCAATGGTATTAATGCTGTACTTATTAGTAACAGAAATTAATAGTAGGGTTGAGTTTGCCCGTAAGGAAATCATAGGAAATCAATATTTGCGCTCTTTAAATCAAGTTTGGAAATATACACTTCAAGGCAAAGTTGCGATCCAAGACAAAGATTCTAATTTTAATCAATCTCAAATTGCAGAGTCATTAAAAAATTTGGAATCTGTTAATCAGAGCTTAGAATCTAAACTACAAACCACAGAAATTTATCGAGAGCTAACAGATGTTACTAAAACTCTAAGTAAAATTGATAATAGTCAGAATGCGTTTATTTACCAGATTCAAATCAATACTATTAAAAAACTAAGATCACAAGTAGGAGATACATCTAATTTAATTCTTGATCCAGACTTAGATACCTATTATTTGATGGATACAACATTACTAAGGTTGCCTGCTATTCAACAAATATTAACTGAAATTGAATTTATTACCAGAGAAACTAGTAATCGTGGGTTCTTAACTGCCAGCGAAGAATCAAGGTTAAATCAGCTATCAGCTCTTCTAAAAGAACAAAGTCAAACTCTCAATACAAACCTCAATAATTCTTTTAAGAATAATCCTGCCAATAATTTATCACCTAAACTTGGAGCGGATTTAGGAAAACTTTTAGATAACTTTAAACAAATTAGCCAAGACCTAGATCAAGCTGTCGCTAAAAATAAAACTCTCAGTTTTACTGGAATTGATATTATCAAAAATTCCAATCAAGAATCATTTAAATTTGCAGATAAAACCCTAGATCAACTAGATATTTTACTAAATTATCGTATTAATAGTTTTATTCATAAGCAGATACTAATATCTCTATTTGTTGTAACTATTTTATTGGTAGTAGCCTATTTATTTGTTGGCTTTTATCAATCGGTAATGCAAACAGTCAGGTGCTTGGATGTCGCTGCTAAACGTATGACTAATGGTAATGCTGGAAATTTAGAAACTATTAGCTTAGATACTAAGGATGAATTGGGAACAGTGGTTGAGGCGTTTAATCGTATTGCAGTGGCATTGGTTGAGGCTATTAATTCTGCCCGTAGTTCAGAGGTTAAGTATCGTAGTATTTTTGAAAATGCGATCGAAGGAATTTTTCAAACCTCTCCCCAAGGTGAATATGTCAGCGTTAACCCATCCTTGGTAAAAATGTATGGTTATGACTCCGCAGATGAATTAATCAGTACCTGCACCAACGTAGAACATCAGCTTTATGTTGATCCACATCGCCGTCAGGATTTTGTTAATCTCATGGCTAAAAATAATCAGGTGATCAAATTTGAATCGGAAATTTATCGTAAAGATCGCAGTACAATTTGGATTTCTGAAGATGCTCGTGCAGTAAAAAATGAGCAAGGGGAATTACTTTACTATGAAGGTTCGGTCAGAGATATTAGCGATCGCAAAGCCGCAGAAAAATCCCTACAAAAAGCCAATCTATCCATAATTTTGCTCAATGAACAGCTAAAAGCTGAAAATATGCGTATGAGTGCGGAACTCTCAATTTCTCGACGACTACAACAAATGATCCTGCCTAGGGATGAAGAGCTAAAGCAGATTAAGGAATTAGATATTTCTGGCTATATGGAACCAGCAACGGAAGTAGGTGGTGATTATTATGATATTTTGGTGGAAGATGGGGGGAAAATTAAAATTGGGATTGGGGATGTTACTGGACATGGACTGGAAAGTAGCGTCCTGATGATTATGGTGCAGACGGCGGTGCGAACTCTACTGGTTAATAATGAAACTGATCCGATTCGCTTTTTGAATACTCTCAACCGTACTATTTATGATAATGCTCAACGCATGGAGTCTGGGAAAAATCTCACCCTTTCTCTGATTGACTATGAATGCGGTAAATTCACCATCAGTGGACAACATGAGGAAATGATTATTGTGCGAGCTACCGGTGAAGTTGAAAGAATTGACACAATCGATTTAGGCTTCCCCATTGGCTTGGAACCTCATATTGGGGATTTTATTAATAAAACTGAAGTAGAACTGAATGAAAATGATGTGGTTGTACTTTATACCGATGGGGTTACGGAAGCAGAAGATATGGAAAAGGAACAGTACGGCATAGATCGACTTTGTACCGTGGTCTTAGAACATTCTCATCTTAGTGCCAACGACATTCGCCAAGCCGTAATTGACAACTTGCGATCGCACATTGGAGAACAGCAGGTATTTGACGACATTACCCTATTAGTGATCAAACAGAAATAA
- a CDS encoding DUF1003 domain-containing protein — protein sequence MNKNALLQSIPLFKGLSSEDLSFLAYAVNVKSYKAKEVIFKQGDIGDTMYVVVRGCVNISVLDNTSESISLKDLIRGEYFGELALIDDKPRSASAIAATDVELLQLTREMLASYIHAEPRVAMTILRTMAERLRETNLLLSQRATVNIEEQIERNLSWSDRLADRVAELNGSWMFIVSLGGLTLVWMLVNSPIILRDSFDPYPFVFFNLLLAIIVALQGPLIVMSQNRKAIRDRIRSEADYKVNLKNEVNIEMILQEVQDLGNHLQLLESELQSRK from the coding sequence ATGAATAAAAATGCCCTGCTCCAAAGTATCCCTCTATTTAAGGGACTGAGTAGTGAAGACCTCAGTTTTTTGGCATACGCTGTTAATGTCAAAAGCTACAAAGCCAAGGAAGTAATCTTTAAGCAAGGTGATATTGGTGACACCATGTACGTTGTGGTACGGGGTTGTGTGAATATTTCCGTGCTTGACAATACCTCCGAATCCATATCTCTGAAGGATTTAATTCGGGGTGAATACTTTGGAGAACTGGCTTTAATTGATGATAAACCTCGCAGTGCCAGTGCGATCGCTGCCACGGATGTGGAACTATTACAATTAACTAGAGAAATGTTAGCTAGTTATATCCATGCCGAACCACGGGTAGCAATGACAATTCTGCGGACTATGGCAGAGAGGCTCCGGGAGACCAATTTATTACTGTCCCAACGGGCAACGGTGAATATTGAAGAACAAATAGAACGGAATTTAAGTTGGAGCGATCGCCTTGCCGACCGAGTTGCCGAACTCAATGGTAGTTGGATGTTTATTGTGTCCTTGGGTGGCTTAACCTTGGTGTGGATGCTAGTGAATTCTCCAATTATCCTGCGTGATTCTTTTGATCCCTATCCATTCGTGTTTTTTAATTTACTCTTAGCAATTATTGTGGCATTGCAAGGACCTTTAATCGTGATGAGTCAAAACCGTAAAGCCATCCGCGATCGCATCCGTAGTGAAGCTGACTATAAAGTAAATCTCAAAAATGAAGTGAATATTGAAATGATTTTACAAGAAGTCCAAGACCTAGGTAATCATCTGCAATTGCTAGAATCAGAACTACAATCTCGAAAATAA
- a CDS encoding late competence development ComFB family protein: MAIQGCRNAIEELVVEEIKAQISRLSSAVKAKPSLDEVAAYALNRLPPMYATTRRGYIQQQKRAHTDMKQEIAQTISKGLIGVKKDSLKDNTPLPDSELEREERSLLKLQEILGISDLRWRDVPDAVEKALLEIKLKGAVAYSTYKSKALRDASTVSDYLKRHSEELTWKAKTSRPLVGDNIIQMTEMKEFASYMAPASWNFVNTLENLVASVAQRQISKLADNLSQRVTLEEVSAYALNRLPPMYATSESGLKYWRERARTELSSDILVTVRQGVITILKSPSRFLPPIPADRFSHEQELAIIELQDILQVTDLNWQNVAMVVQDALEQVLRGELVWVPRDRRKQLDLELPS, translated from the coding sequence ATGGCGATCCAAGGTTGTCGAAATGCGATCGAAGAATTAGTCGTAGAAGAGATCAAAGCCCAAATTTCCCGCTTGTCTTCTGCGGTCAAAGCTAAACCTAGCCTTGATGAAGTGGCTGCCTATGCCTTAAACCGTCTTCCTCCGATGTATGCCACCACCCGCCGTGGTTATATCCAGCAGCAAAAGCGCGCCCACACGGACATGAAACAGGAAATAGCTCAAACCATTAGCAAAGGACTAATTGGTGTTAAAAAAGACTCCCTCAAAGATAATACCCCCCTCCCTGACAGTGAGCTAGAGCGTGAAGAGCGATCGCTATTAAAATTACAGGAAATTTTAGGTATCTCTGATCTGCGTTGGCGTGATGTTCCCGATGCTGTGGAAAAGGCACTATTGGAGATCAAGCTCAAAGGAGCAGTTGCCTATAGTACCTATAAAAGCAAAGCTTTGCGTGATGCCTCCACTGTCTCTGATTACCTTAAACGTCACTCCGAAGAGTTAACATGGAAAGCTAAAACTTCTCGCCCCCTCGTTGGTGATAACATTATCCAAATGACCGAGATGAAAGAGTTTGCCTCCTATATGGCACCTGCTTCTTGGAATTTTGTTAATACCTTAGAAAATTTAGTAGCTTCAGTCGCACAGAGACAGATTAGCAAGCTTGCCGATAATTTAAGTCAGCGTGTAACCCTAGAAGAAGTCTCAGCCTATGCTCTGAATCGTTTACCTCCAATGTATGCCACTAGTGAAAGTGGGTTAAAGTATTGGCGAGAACGCGCCCGCACCGAGTTGTCATCGGATATTCTCGTCACCGTCAGACAGGGAGTAATTACAATCTTAAAATCCCCATCCCGTTTTTTGCCACCAATTCCCGCCGATAGATTTTCCCATGAGCAGGAATTAGCCATAATTGAATTGCAGGATATCTTACAGGTTACTGACCTAAACTGGCAAAATGTGGCTATGGTTGTGCAGGATGCCTTAGAACAGGTACTAAGGGGTGAGTTAGTGTGGGTTCCCCGCGATCGCCGTAAACAGCTTGACCTAGAATTACCTAGCTAA
- a CDS encoding HNH endonuclease: MNIPIASRQRIRQRANFLCEYCHSPEEASASLFTFDHLMPQSLGGNDTENNLALACHRCNGRRYNFISGLDPETQFIVPLFNPRQNKWLDHFIWSDDAQRILGISDIGRATVKRLDMNDDDHDDGSILRARRLWTRGGWHPPSSDLQNV; the protein is encoded by the coding sequence ATGAACATTCCCATTGCCAGTCGTCAACGTATTCGCCAACGTGCAAATTTTTTATGTGAATACTGTCATTCGCCTGAGGAAGCTAGTGCCTCCCTCTTTACCTTTGACCATCTTATGCCCCAGTCCCTTGGTGGTAATGATACTGAAAATAATCTAGCTCTTGCTTGTCATCGCTGTAATGGTCGGCGCTACAATTTCATAAGTGGACTTGATCCTGAAACTCAGTTTATAGTTCCGCTTTTCAATCCTAGGCAAAATAAGTGGTTAGATCATTTCATCTGGTCTGATGATGCTCAAAGAATTTTAGGTATCTCTGACATTGGACGTGCCACAGTCAAACGTCTGGATATGAATGACGATGATCATGATGATGGTTCTATTTTACGCGCCCGCCGTCTTTGGACTCGGGGTGGTTGGCATCCGCCCAGTAGCGATTTGCAAAACGTTTAA
- a CDS encoding isocitrate/isopropylmalate dehydrogenase family protein: protein MTHSVTLVRGDGIGPEVAKATQTAIDATGVKIDWVVVDAGVDVMEQYGTPLPDHVLESIKATKTAIKGPITTPVGSGFRSVNVAIRKELDLYANLRPAKSIDGVKSAFRNVDLVIVRENTEDLYAGIEFQTGTPEAEQALEYLQNLSKKKIVPHSAIGVKPISDMGSRRIVKFAFDYAQANGRKKVTAVHKANIMKFTDGLFLEVAKDVAKDYPNIEFDDRIVDNMCMQLMQKPELYDVLVLPNLYGDIVSDLCAGMIGGLGVAPGGNFGTDIAVFEAIHGSAPKYAGQNKVNPTALILSGVMMLRHLNEIEAADRLQQAVEDVINEGTSVTYDLAKAGITPVGTQEMAEAIANKLA, encoded by the coding sequence GTGACACATTCAGTAACTTTAGTTAGAGGCGACGGAATTGGACCAGAAGTAGCAAAAGCTACACAAACAGCGATAGATGCTACAGGCGTAAAAATTGACTGGGTAGTTGTTGATGCTGGGGTGGATGTGATGGAGCAGTACGGAACTCCACTTCCTGATCATGTGCTTGAGTCCATAAAGGCAACAAAAACCGCCATCAAAGGACCAATTACTACACCCGTAGGCTCTGGCTTTCGATCTGTAAACGTCGCAATTCGTAAAGAACTAGACCTCTATGCCAATCTGCGCCCCGCTAAATCCATTGATGGGGTCAAAAGTGCATTTAGAAATGTCGATCTTGTAATTGTCAGAGAAAACACCGAAGACCTCTACGCTGGTATTGAATTTCAAACAGGTACGCCCGAAGCAGAACAAGCTTTAGAATATTTGCAGAATTTATCCAAGAAAAAAATAGTGCCGCATTCGGCGATCGGGGTAAAACCTATTTCTGATATGGGTAGTCGCCGCATCGTGAAATTTGCCTTTGACTATGCCCAAGCTAATGGTCGTAAAAAAGTTACAGCCGTGCATAAAGCCAACATCATGAAATTTACCGATGGTCTATTTTTAGAAGTAGCTAAGGATGTGGCAAAGGACTACCCAAATATAGAGTTTGACGATCGCATTGTCGATAATATGTGTATGCAGCTAATGCAGAAGCCTGAACTCTATGATGTTTTGGTTCTCCCCAACTTGTATGGAGATATTGTTTCCGATCTATGTGCGGGCATGATTGGCGGACTAGGTGTAGCCCCCGGTGGTAACTTTGGCACTGATATTGCGGTATTTGAGGCAATTCACGGTTCTGCTCCCAAATATGCAGGTCAAAATAAGGTTAACCCCACCGCCCTAATTTTGTCGGGAGTAATGATGCTCAGACACTTAAACGAAATTGAGGCTGCTGATCGCCTGCAACAAGCTGTAGAGGACGTAATTAACGAAGGAACAAGCGTTACCTATGACCTTGCTAAAGCTGGGATTACCCCCGTTGGTACTCAAGAAATGGCAGAGGCGATCGCCAATAAACTTGCTTAG
- the xth gene encoding exodeoxyribonuclease III — translation MQIATWNVNSIRSRLDQAIAWLESRPDLDVLCLQETKVSDADFPLAPLEELGYFVYIYGQKSYNGVALIARQELTGIRNGFSAVLKNVDPEFDLQKRVISGVIGDVRIVNLYVPNGSAIASEKYEYKLKWLALLKSYLEETLKHESNILICGDFNIALEDIDIHDPAKRETKIMASDTERAALQSILDLGFKDVFRRFYDGEGHYSWWDYRAGSFRRNHGWRIDHHYATKDLYERSLSCEIDINPRKNPQPSDHTPVIVEL, via the coding sequence ATGCAAATTGCCACTTGGAATGTTAACTCAATTCGGAGTCGTTTAGATCAAGCGATCGCCTGGTTAGAAAGTCGTCCCGATCTTGATGTGCTGTGCCTACAGGAAACAAAGGTATCTGATGCTGATTTTCCTTTAGCTCCATTGGAAGAGTTAGGCTATTTTGTCTATATCTACGGGCAGAAGTCCTATAATGGTGTAGCTTTAATTGCTCGGCAGGAATTAACTGGGATTCGCAATGGTTTTTCGGCAGTCTTAAAAAATGTTGATCCAGAGTTTGATCTGCAAAAACGGGTAATCTCTGGCGTAATTGGTGATGTCAGGATTGTTAACCTATATGTACCTAATGGTTCGGCGATCGCCTCGGAAAAATATGAATATAAATTAAAGTGGTTAGCTCTTTTAAAATCCTATTTAGAAGAAACCCTTAAGCATGAATCCAACATTTTAATTTGTGGCGACTTTAATATTGCCCTTGAGGACATAGATATTCATGATCCAGCCAAGCGGGAAACAAAAATCATGGCATCGGACACCGAAAGAGCGGCATTGCAAAGTATTTTAGATTTGGGATTTAAAGATGTTTTTAGAAGGTTTTATGACGGGGAAGGACACTATAGCTGGTGGGATTATCGGGCAGGTTCCTTTCGGCGTAATCATGGCTGGCGCATTGATCATCACTATGCCACTAAGGACTTATATGAGCGATCGCTAAGTTGTGAAATTGATATTAATCCCCGTAAAAATCCTCAGCCCAGCGACCATACTCCTGTGATTGTAGAGCTATAG
- a CDS encoding CRR6 family NdhI maturation factor — MPTININHTAISNLDITPAQLVIAKITNTITDDPVQFKIFYDRDPSDPRELSEIPEVRLWFIRLDATYPWLPYILDWKDGELGRYAAMLVPHEFHATTGIEYNFEAMQIFIMQKIFIISNWLKTQGIDSTEKLQQMTQVLGYEIDQEFFDFL, encoded by the coding sequence ATGCCAACGATTAATATTAATCACACTGCGATCTCCAACCTAGATATTACCCCCGCTCAGTTAGTCATAGCTAAAATTACCAATACAATTACTGATGATCCAGTTCAATTCAAGATTTTCTATGATCGTGATCCCAGCGATCCTAGGGAGTTATCAGAAATTCCCGAAGTGCGGTTATGGTTTATTCGTTTAGATGCTACCTATCCTTGGCTACCCTATATCTTAGATTGGAAGGATGGCGAGCTAGGCAGATATGCAGCAATGCTGGTTCCCCACGAATTTCATGCTACTACAGGCATTGAGTATAACTTTGAGGCTATGCAGATTTTTATTATGCAAAAGATATTTATTATCTCTAATTGGTTGAAGACACAGGGCATAGACAGTACTGAGAAATTACAGCAAATGACTCAGGTTTTAGGCTACGAAATTGATCAAGAGTTTTTTGATTTCCTGTAA
- a CDS encoding NnrU family protein: MPFSLNFLSDLISEYSSHLIMLGLILGFAIAHSGLAALRAKAETKIGARAYRVIFALVSLTLATVMLIYFFNHRYDGVILWNVQDVTGIKTLVSVVSVISFIFLYPATFNLLEIAAIQKPQVHLYETGIIRISRHPQMVGQVIWCIAHTLWIGSSFMIVASTGLILHHLFGVWHGDRRLEQRFGAAFLEIKNRTSVIPFLAVWQGKQEIQWQEFLRPAYIGVLIAVVAFRLLHPVAIAGAAQINW; encoded by the coding sequence ATGCCATTTTCATTAAACTTTCTATCAGATTTGATCTCAGAATATTCATCACACCTGATCATGTTGGGCTTAATTTTAGGGTTTGCGATCGCCCACAGTGGGTTAGCAGCCTTAAGGGCAAAAGCAGAAACAAAAATTGGAGCAAGGGCATACAGAGTAATTTTTGCCTTGGTGAGCTTAACCCTAGCTACGGTAATGCTAATTTACTTCTTTAATCATCGCTACGATGGCGTTATCCTCTGGAATGTTCAAGATGTAACTGGGATCAAAACACTAGTATCCGTGGTTTCCGTAATTTCTTTTATCTTTCTCTATCCCGCTACCTTTAATCTATTGGAAATTGCCGCCATCCAAAAACCTCAAGTCCATTTATATGAAACAGGCATTATTAGAATTTCGAGGCATCCGCAGATGGTAGGACAGGTGATTTGGTGCATTGCTCACACCCTCTGGATTGGCTCTAGCTTTATGATTGTGGCTTCAACAGGGCTGATTTTGCATCATTTATTTGGGGTTTGGCATGGCGATCGCCGCCTAGAGCAAAGATTTGGGGCAGCTTTTTTAGAAATTAAAAATCGAACATCGGTCATCCCGTTTTTGGCAGTATGGCAAGGAAAACAAGAAATTCAGTGGCAGGAATTTCTACGTCCCGCCTATATTGGCGTATTGATCGCCGTAGTAGCATTTCGGTTATTGCATCCAGTGGCGATCGCTGGGGCGGCTCAAATTAATTGGTAG
- the btpA gene encoding photosystem I biogenesis protein BtpA produces MDLNQIFDNSHPVIGVVHLLPLPTSPRWGGNLKHILDRAEQEATALASGGVHGIIIENFFDAPFTSGRVDPAVISAMTLVVQRIMQMVDVPVGINVLRNDALSAMAIAACVGAKFIRVNVLTGVMATDQGIIEGNAYELLRYRRELGCDVKIFADVLVKHAHPISVPNLTLAIHDAIYRGLADGVILSGFATGDAPTHQDLQEAAIACRDVPFLVGSGATAENVAQLLKYANGVIVSSSLKRNGQIHQSIDPNRVTRFVEATHLSKPNSPKIIQEWHPK; encoded by the coding sequence GTGGATCTGAACCAAATATTTGATAACTCCCATCCTGTTATAGGTGTTGTACACCTTCTACCCTTACCCACTTCGCCTCGTTGGGGAGGGAACTTAAAACACATACTTGATCGAGCCGAACAGGAGGCAACTGCCCTAGCATCAGGAGGGGTACATGGGATTATCATAGAGAATTTTTTTGATGCCCCTTTTACCAGTGGTCGAGTTGATCCAGCCGTAATTAGTGCGATGACCTTGGTCGTACAACGTATTATGCAAATGGTCGATGTGCCGGTAGGGATTAACGTTTTACGCAATGATGCTCTTTCGGCAATGGCGATCGCTGCCTGTGTTGGTGCTAAATTTATCCGAGTTAATGTCCTAACTGGAGTAATGGCAACGGATCAAGGAATTATCGAAGGCAACGCTTACGAACTATTACGCTATCGCCGAGAACTAGGCTGTGATGTCAAAATTTTTGCTGATGTTCTTGTCAAACACGCTCACCCAATTTCGGTTCCCAATTTAACCTTAGCCATTCATGACGCTATTTATAGAGGTTTAGCGGACGGAGTTATCCTATCGGGTTTTGCCACAGGTGATGCTCCTACCCATCAAGATTTGCAAGAAGCAGCGATCGCCTGTCGAGATGTACCATTTTTAGTGGGTTCGGGTGCCACCGCCGAAAATGTTGCCCAACTCCTCAAGTATGCTAACGGGGTAATTGTTTCTAGCTCTTTAAAGCGCAACGGGCAGATTCATCAATCTATTGATCCCAATCGAGTCACTCGTTTTGTCGAGGCAACTCATCTAAGCAAACCTAATTCACCTAAGATTATTCAAGAATGGCATCCTAAATAG
- a CDS encoding DUF6825 family protein, whose translation MSNPLTRAFFIGRATAEAIIEQVEDTLTDALSAFGKFDAEQREKLRTFTETVLEKADLAEGQTVTTTTTQDVDLQEVIDKLRAEVANLRSELQEYRNNQN comes from the coding sequence ATGAGCAATCCTTTAACTCGCGCCTTTTTCATTGGTAGAGCCACCGCCGAGGCAATAATTGAACAAGTGGAAGATACCTTAACTGATGCTTTGAGTGCCTTTGGTAAGTTTGATGCTGAACAAAGGGAAAAATTAAGAACTTTTACGGAAACAGTTTTAGAAAAAGCAGATTTAGCAGAAGGACAAACCGTAACTACAACGACCACTCAAGATGTGGATTTACAGGAAGTTATAGACAAACTGCGGGCTGAGGTTGCTAATTTACGCTCAGAACTGCAAGAGTACCGTAATAACCAAAACTAA